GCATGCCCTGGGGCAGACCACGCTGCTGTCCGACGCGGCGAAGCGGCTGATGCAGCGCCGGGAATCCGAGATCCGGCGGCCCACACGGCGCTGGTACGGGCTGGGATTCATTCTGGATGAGGTGGGGGGACGCCCCCTGGTGGGACACTCAGGCGGGTTTCCGGGTCACATCACGCAGTCGTGGCTCGATCCGGAGTCGGGCCTGTCGGTGTCGGTGCTCACGAATTGCCTGGGCGGCCCCGCGACCGAGTGGGCCACGAACCTGATCAAGCTCATCGATCTGGCCACGAAGCCGCCGGAGAGGAAGGAGGCCGACGCGCCGGGGGTCAGCCTGGACAGCTTCACGGGCCGCTTCGCCACCGACTGGGGCGTGTTCGATGTCGTGAATCTGGGGGGTCGGCTGGTCTCACTGTCTCCGCAGGGCGACCCTGCCCTGAGTGTCACGGAGTTGACCGTCGTGGATGCCGACACGCTCGCCCCGGCCCCGGAGGCGGGCTTCGGCGCAGTCGGTGAGGCCTTCCGCTTCCAGCGGGGTGCGGACGGCACCACCCTGTGGGTGCGCCAGGGCGGCGGGCGGGCCTGGCCCATCGCGGCGTACCGAGCCCGCGTGGGCCTCGCGCCGCTGGGCTGAGCTTCGTCATGACCCGTCCCCTGCTGGTGTGCGGCAACGCAAATCTGGAGACCGTGCTGGGTCTGGAGGGCGAGTTCCTGCCCGTTCAGGGCGACGCGGTCACGGATCGCCTGAGCGTGAACGTCAGCGGAGTGGGGGTCAACCTCGTGCGTGGCCTGTCCCGGCTGGGCAGTCCGGTGCGGTTCGTCACCCTACTGGGGAACGACGTGGCAGGTCGCACCGTCCGGCAGGAACTGGACGGAATCGAGTGGCACGCCATGCCCGTCCGGGCCACCGCGCAGACGCTCGCGCTGGTGCGCCCGGACGGTCGGCACACCTTCTACCGGGACATCAAGGGAAACGAGCAGGCCGACACGCCAGTGGCCGCGTTCCGGGCGGCCCTCCCCGGCTGCGGCGCGGCCCTGCTCACGAACATCGGCTGGACGCGCGACCTGCTGCCCGTGGCGCGGGCGGCGGGCGTGCCCATCCAGACAGACGTGCACGAGATCTCCAGCGTGGACGCTCCGTACGACCAGCCGTACCTCGACGCGGCGGACGTGCTGCTGTTCAGCGCGGCGCGGCTCACGGATCCGGCAGGCTTCCTGCTGGCCCTGCGGGAGTGCTGCCGGGCACACGTGATCATTGCCGGGCTGGGCGAAGGCGGGGCGCTGCTGCTGGAACGCGGCGCCGACCGTGTGCACCATCAGCCCGCGTTTCGCGTGGTCGCCACACACCGGGGCGGCGCGGGCGATGCCCTGGCCGCCGCGTTCGCGCACTTCCTGTTCACACGCGGGCACGATCCGCGCGAGGCGCTGCGGTTGGCGTGTGCTGCGGCGGCCCTGAAACTGCGCGGGAAGGGCAGCGGCGAGGGCCACGCGACCGAGGCGGAAGTGCGGGCGCTGGCGGGCTAACCCGGTGCCGTCGCTCCCTTCACGGCGTCAAGAATCACGCTGGTGAATCCCGGTTCCCCCGCCCTGGCGCGCCAGCCCGCGTTGCGGTGGTCGAGCTGCCGGCTGCGGTAGATAGGAGCGGCGTCGGCCTGCCAGTCCGTTTGGTGGAAGGTGCCGGCCGCGTCCCACCATTCCAGGGGACGCACGTCGAAGCCCGCCCGCGTGAACACCGGGGCGAAGGTGTCGATGGTGTACAGCACCCGGTGGTCGTGCGCCGGGCCAGGGCCGTTCAAGGCGACGAGGGCCTGATAGGCAGGATCGGGGTGGTGGCCGTCCAGCACGGCGACCCGCAGGAACCCGCCGGGCTTCAGGTACGCGAAGACGAGGCGGGCGGCGCGTTCGCTCTCGGCTGCCGTCAGGTGCTCCGAGACGTGCTCGCACAGGAAGGCATCAGTACGTCTCTGGCCGAAGTACGAGGCAAAACTGGCCGGGTCGAGCAGGTCGAGTTCCGCCTGCTGCGTCGGAATCCAGCCCTCCCAGCACTGCTCGCCCGCTCCGATGGTCATGAAGGCGTGGTCACAGGCCCAGTTCCGCCCGCGTGGCGCGCGTCAGGCCCTTCACGACCAGGGCATGGCTTCCCGCCAGCAGCTCGCGCACCAGTCCGTCGGGCACGCGGCCGTCGAGGGTCACGGTGATCCAGTGCCGTTTGTTCAGGTGGTAGCCGGGAACGATCGCGTCGTAGGAGGCGCGCAGCTCGTCGCCGCGTTCCGGACGCACCTTCAGCGAGAGGGTCAGGGGATCGCCGTTCACGTCGGTCAGGGCGTACACCTTGCCAGCCACCTTGAGCACCAGGGTGGTCATGCCGAACGGGAAGGTCTCCTGCGAGTGCGGCAGCGCGGCACACGCGGCGCGAAGGTCGGCAATCGAGTGCATGACCGCAGGATAGAACTCAGCTTTCCGTGATGGGGTCGATGCCCTCGGCCTGCTCCAGCGCCTCGTTCGCCTCGACGATACTGCCGTCGCCACCGCCCACGAGGTCCGTGACTTCCTGCGCGCTCAGGCGCTGCCCGGTTGGCCTCTGGAGCTGGGGAGCGTCCGGCAGGTCGGCCGGCATCGGCCCCTGTTCGGCCGGCTGGTACTCCGGGGGTGGCGTCTGGTGCGGGAGCAGGGTGGGATTCACGGGCAGCGGGTCACGGTCGTCTGAGGTCATGCTCCACTGTGGCAGGGCCGCGGGCGCCGTGGTTGAAGGGCTCCTCAAGGCACCGTGAGCGTGGCGGGCGCCCGCTCTACACTGCCGGTCATGGCCGGGTCGGATGTGGTGGTGGTCGGGGCGGGCATCATGGGCGCG
The Deinococcus sp. KSM4-11 DNA segment above includes these coding regions:
- a CDS encoding carbohydrate kinase family protein → MTRPLLVCGNANLETVLGLEGEFLPVQGDAVTDRLSVNVSGVGVNLVRGLSRLGSPVRFVTLLGNDVAGRTVRQELDGIEWHAMPVRATAQTLALVRPDGRHTFYRDIKGNEQADTPVAAFRAALPGCGAALLTNIGWTRDLLPVARAAGVPIQTDVHEISSVDAPYDQPYLDAADVLLFSAARLTDPAGFLLALRECCRAHVIIAGLGEGGALLLERGADRVHHQPAFRVVATHRGGAGDALAAAFAHFLFTRGHDPREALRLACAAAALKLRGKGSGEGHATEAEVRALAG
- a CDS encoding MmcQ/YjbR family DNA-binding protein — protein: MHSIADLRAACAALPHSQETFPFGMTTLVLKVAGKVYALTDVNGDPLTLSLKVRPERGDELRASYDAIVPGYHLNKRHWITVTLDGRVPDGLVRELLAGSHALVVKGLTRATRAELGL